In Aegilops tauschii subsp. strangulata cultivar AL8/78 chromosome 3, Aet v6.0, whole genome shotgun sequence, one genomic interval encodes:
- the LOC109772235 gene encoding F-box/LRR-repeat/kelch-repeat protein At2g27520-like — MEDETAAPAAKIRIKTNPYIPHEVVTEILLRLPVTSLLRFRRVSKAWNATICNDPSFQCTHLRRHRTDDPCLLIAPRIHAIGKNFNGSLSGLYQWEEDHAYSTATALLYPMPVPPFPEFLEAHDLVHCDGLVLVGTRSAAWVLNPVMRRVVELPWGRLGDSTSFSYLEAFGLGRDPHSDAYKVVRFFRPPRVEVLTIGSSDDRCWHETVSQPPWFHVKRRPAAICFKGSLIWTVDQKDRNGQLGFLRFRLDEETFSLIPPPPCWSWDDHEASTLSELREVLCLTTSVGLMNRSLDMWICTDLDLPQWEKCYNILSDWTQPLHPVAMLGNGVLVCRSSGNYLHRCTFQPGKGVTVNHTICMNDLRYDNVDEGPLVEYPSRTATYFDAIPYVPSFVFI; from the coding sequence ATGGAGGATGAGACGGCGGCACCAGCAGCCAAGATCCGGATCAAGACGAACCCGTACATCCCCCATGAGGTCGTCACCGAGATCCTCCTCCGGCTGCCCGTCACATCACTTCTCCGGTTCAGGCGTGTCTCCAAGGCATGGAACGCCACCATCTGCAACGATCCATCCTTCCAGTGCACGCACCTTCGCCGGCACAGGACCGACGACCCGTGCCTGCTCATCGCCCCGCGGATCCATGCGATCGGCAAAAATTTCAACGGTAGCCTCTCCGGCCTCTACCAGTGGGAGGAGGACCATGCCTACAGCACCGCGACGGCCCTCCTGTACCCAATGCCGGTACCTCCGTTCCCCGAATTCCTCGAGGCGCACGACCTTGTGCATTGCGACGGGCTGGTGCTCGTGGGAACCCGGTCCGCAGCGTGGGTGCTCAACCCAGTGATGCGCCGCGTCGTGGAATTACCCTGGGGGCGCCTTGGCGATTCAACGTCCTTCAGCTACCTCGAGGCGTTCGGTCTCGGGCGCGACCCTCACTCCGACGCCTACAAGGTCGTTCGTTTCTTCAGGCCTCCGCGTGTAGAGGTGTTGACGATTGGAAGCTCAGACGACCGGTGCTGGCACGAGACGGTGTCACAACCCCCGTGGTTTCATGTCAAGAGGCGGCCGGCGGCGATCTGCTTCAAGGGCTCCTTGATCTGGACCGTTGATCAAAAGGATCGTAATGGTCAATTGGGTTTTCTACGGTTTAGGTTGGATGAAGAAACATTCAGCCTCATTCCACCACCTCCTTGCTGGTCATGGGACGACCACGAGGCATCCACTTTATCTGAGTTGAGGGAAGTGCTGTGCTTGACCACAAGTGTAGGGTTAATGAATCGATCCCTTGACATGTGGATATGCACCGACTTGGACCTTccacaatgggagaagtgctacAACATCCTCTCTGACTGGACCCAACCTCTTCATCCGGTGGCCATGTTGGGTAATGGAGTACTCGTGTGCCGATCCTCTGGTAATTATCTGCACCGCTGCACTTTTCAACCTGGAAAAGGTGTCACGGTCAACCATACAATTTGTATGAATGACCTAAGATATGACAACGTCGACGAGGGCCCACTTGTTGAATATCCAAGCCGAACTGCCACATACTTTGATGCAATCCCCTACGTCCCAAGCTTCGTCTTTATCTAG